AAGGAAAAGTGTAACAATAATGGGCTCGTTTGTTTTCATTGCACACGTGCCAGAGCCCGGGCTTTGGTTAAATGTGCCCTTAATAGACACAGCATTTGCGGCCATGTTTTTGCTGGCCAAACATTGGGCCAGGTCTCCTCCTGTCGGGACCAGAGTTCTACCCTCTCTCGATGGGCCACTTCTGCGGCTCTCGACACTCGGCCGATGGCTCAGTTTCGTCATCATGGAAATGGATCTGGACCTGGTTgcgaaaatgaaattaaacgCCCGAATGCATATTTAATGCCGCAAAAATGTGCGAAATAATTTTCAGCCTGATTTTCGTATATACCCAGTTATAGGGTACAGATATAGGAATTACCGACATGCCATCCATCTTATTAAGTATTTTCCTTTAATCATTGGTGGGGATTTTCAATCAGATTAATTGTTCGCATACGGAGTGAgtcaataaatataacaagTTGAAGTTCAGatagtatataaaatatggattttattataaatttgtatatgcTAAGATGTAATCAATTGtgcaacacaaaaaaagaaagaatgaatttatatataattttattgatttatttattatggttattaattatatatatgtactagAATCTATACTTCTTCTCCCCTACTGAGTATATAAAATTCGTTATCcctaattttaatattttcattttccatacGTTTCCTTTGCACACACAATTTTCTGCATTAAATATAtgcgaaatatttttaaagcagatttttatttgttttcatttcccaCACTTTTGCGCAAGTCTGACtgttgattaaaaaattaatgagTGATTTTTGAAATGCCAATCTGAATGGCTGTGCAAATAAAATGCGGCAGAGTGTCACATTTCCAGATATCTTCTGATAAATCTGAACGATACTCACAGATATTtccattattattaattaacacCAGGGGGCTTAAAAGCAATTCTCCAAGGATGTTGGTAGTGACAGCTATGCGAGGTATTTATGAAAGTATTAATTGTTCGGATATGGGATTGCCATTTAAAATAACTCAAACACAGTTACAAATTCCCTTTGAAGAGTAAAAAATTTGTACAATGTCGAACGTCTTCAAGAAACCTACCCAAAGGAGTCTTACTAACACTAGGTCATTCAATATGGAGCAGCGGAAAAATGTACTGTTGAAAGTGCCCGAGGAGGTTCGGGCAGAGAAGGCCAAAAAGGTGGAGCTATTCCTCAATAGACTGAAAGTACGGAACTCTCGCTATGAATCACATATCCTGAGATATCTGGATACGTGGTGTGAGCCCAAGAGCCAGTTCAATGACGATGCCGACGTCAGTTTGCATCCCAGCTACAATCTTATGGTCTAGTCTGTATAAAATGCTAAATGATTTACAGTCTTAAGACCCATCTCTTCATCTTAGTGATCTAAATTGCGATGAGCGGTATCGTGAGGCCAACTATAAGTACAATAAGCAGTTCAAGCTGGAAATGGAACACTTTATTGCCAATCAACCCAATGTACGCGACCAGTACTACCTGAAAAGGTAAGAGCCCcgaaaaagttttaagtgAAATCATAAAGTTTTCCTGCCTTACAGAATCCTTTGCTATAAAACCAGTTGGCCTCCTTTGCATACAAAGTGGGAACTGCATAACTTCGTCTCCAAATTCTTTAAGCTAACTCCCACGGAAAGGAAGCGTGTGGATTATCTCATGAAAACAAAACTGAGCTGAGGAATGCACAGGCAGTTATGCTATTTACTCTCATTTCAAAATGGTTTAATTAGCACATTTATTATTGCAATTATACGGACGCCGTGCCACCTCCAGCTAATTAgttcaaacaaaaaatgccgcaaacaataaatttaattt
Above is a genomic segment from Drosophila kikkawai strain 14028-0561.14 chromosome 3R, DkikHiC1v2, whole genome shotgun sequence containing:
- the LOC108084110 gene encoding uncharacterized protein produces the protein MSNVFKKPTQRSLTNTRSFNMEQRKNVLLKVPEEVRAEKAKKVELFLNRLKVRNSRYESHILRYLDTWCEPKSQFNDDADVSLHPSYNLMVYDLNCDERYREANYKYNKQFKLEMEHFIANQPNVRDQYYLKRILCYKTSWPPLHTKWELHNFVSKFFKLTPTERKRVDYLMKTKLS